The following coding sequences lie in one Metopolophium dirhodum isolate CAU chromosome 5, ASM1992520v1, whole genome shotgun sequence genomic window:
- the LOC132945809 gene encoding uncharacterized protein LOC132945809 isoform X1, with the protein MVRNYIRKSNRQSWLEDDMKMAVLAVVERSLTYDAASIRYEVPRSTLQDRVNKVKEGKLNVQQCGLKALGHYQKVFSIEQENVLVQYLKDMESRLFGLTQNHFRKMAFELAERNNIAHNFNKTNGLAGELSNDYFYLYILKFIVILSFNFFYVGQDWLKGFLLRHPELSVRIPEPTSAVRAMGFNRPVVNSFYDLLKKCYETHHFKPEQIFNVDESGLSNVAKSRAKIISQKGRRQVGKLSSAERGQNVTVTICFSASGSYIPPLLIFPRVRLNPDFEEEAPPGSLVVCHPSGWMQSEIFVQWLHHFIKHTHPTKENPILLLLDGHVTHVKNLEVIDVARKNNIVIICFPPHTTHKLQPLDVSFMGPLSTYYSQELDLWLLNHPGQVVGLRHISKIFREAYLKAATPKNAISGFRKTGIAPFNSDIFDNSDFAPAETTNNIEMSLDTQTQPCCSADNNSALALYSTPQPSSSANTLNTEQPADNVQNAAVSSLLSQSLVLETPHTTFSSNEKQIFTISPEIILPIPKAQNINRSSRRRGKTAIITESPYKKELQEAKENSKPLPKKKQKKNNIKKRLFTSTDEEEIHPKKLCVSTDDDDSADEECIYCSMPYKEDSKGEKWVKCINCCRWCHELCGGVDNWKTYICDLCIKKK; encoded by the exons atgGTTCGTAATTATATTCGGAAATCAAACAGACAATCATGGTTGGAAGATGATATGAAAATGGCTGTATTAGCTGTGGTGGAAAGAAGTTTGACTTATGATGCTGCGTCTATTCGTTATGAAGTTCCTCGTTCAACGTTACAGGATCGAGTCAATAAAGTTAAAGAAggaaaattaaatgtacaacaGTGTGGATtaaaag ctTTGGGACATtatcaaaaagtattttcaatcgAACAAGAAAATGTtcttgtacaatatttaaaagacaTGGAAAGTCGTTTGTTTGGCTTAacacaaaatcattttagaaaAATGGCCTTTGAACTTGCCGAAAGAAACAATATtgctcataattttaataaaacaaatggtTTAGCAGGTGAATTAagcaatgattatttttatttatatattttaaagtttattgttatattatcttttaattttttttatgtaggtcaAGATTGGTTAAAAGGCTTTTTATTAAGGCACCCAGAGTTGTCAGTACGGATCCCAGAACCAACTTCAGCTGTGAGAGCTATGGGCTTCAATCGACCGGTGGtgaatagtttttatgatttgttaaaaaaatgttatgagacTCATCACTTTAAGCCAgaacaaatttttaatgttgatgaAAGTGGATTGTCAAATGTAGCCAAAAGTAGAGCCAAAATAATTTCCCAAAAGGGACGAAGACAAGTTGGCAAACTGTCATCAGCTGAAAGAGGTCAAAATGTTACAGTGACAATTTGTTTTTCAGCATCGGGTTCATATATTCCCCCATTATTAATATTCCCTAGAGTCAGATTAAATCCAGATTTTGAAGAAGAAGCACCACCTGGATCATTGGTTGTTTGTCATCCATCAGGGTGGATGCAATCCGAAATATTTGTGCAGTGGCTTCATCATTTTATTAAGCATACACATCCCACAAAAGAAAACCCTATTTTATTGCTTTTAGATGGTCATGTTACTCATGTTAAAAACCTTGAAGTTATAGATGTAGCCcgcaaaaataatatagttatcattTGTTTTCCTCCCCATACAACTCACAAATTACAACCGTTAGATGTGAGCTTTATGGGTCCACTCAGTACATACTATAGCCAAGAGTTAGATTTGTGGTTACTTAACCACCCAGGCCAAGTTGTTGGTCTTCGCCACATTTCTAAAATTTTTCGTGAGGCATATCTAAAAGCAGCAACTCCTAAAAATGCAATTTCTGGTTTTAGAAAAACTGGTATAGCTCCATTTAATTCAGACATATTTGACAATTCTGACTTTGCTCCAGCTGAAACTaccaataatattgaaatgtcaTTAGATACCCAAACACAACCTTGTTGTTCAGCTGATAATAATAGTGCTCTTGCATTATATTCTACTCCCCAACCTAGTTCCTCTGCTAATACATTGAATACTGAACAACCTGCAGATAATGTTCAAAATGCAGCTGTTTCATCTTTATTGTCTCAAAGTTTGGTATTAGAAACACCACATACAACTTTTTCTTCAAATGAAAAACAGATTTTTACTATATCTCCAGAAATTATTTTGCCAATACCAAAAGCTCAAAATATTAACAGATCATCAAGAAGAAGAGGAAAGACAGCAATTATCACTGAAAGTCCATACAAAAAAGAACTCCAAGAAGCTAAAGAAAACAGCAAACCACTGCcaaagaaaaaacaaaagaaaaataatattaaaaaaagattattcaCTTCTACAGATGAAGAAGAAATTCACCCCAAAAAGCTATGTGTTTCAACTGATGATGATGACAGTGCCGACGAAGAGTGTATATATTGTAGTATGCCATACAAAGAAGACTCAAAGGGAGAGAAATgggttaaatgtataaattgctgTAGATGGTGTCATGAGCTTTGTGGAGGAGTTGATAACTGGAAGACCTACATTTGTGatctttgtataaaaaaaaaataa
- the LOC132945809 gene encoding uncharacterized protein LOC132945809 isoform X2, whose translation MVRNYIRKSNRQSWLEDDMKMAVLAVVERSLTYDAASIRYEVPRSTLQDRVNKVKEGKLNVQQCGLKALGHYQKVFSIEQENVLVQYLKDMESRLFGLTQNHFRKMAFELAERNNIAHNFNKTNGLAGQDWLKGFLLRHPELSVRIPEPTSAVRAMGFNRPVVNSFYDLLKKCYETHHFKPEQIFNVDESGLSNVAKSRAKIISQKGRRQVGKLSSAERGQNVTVTICFSASGSYIPPLLIFPRVRLNPDFEEEAPPGSLVVCHPSGWMQSEIFVQWLHHFIKHTHPTKENPILLLLDGHVTHVKNLEVIDVARKNNIVIICFPPHTTHKLQPLDVSFMGPLSTYYSQELDLWLLNHPGQVVGLRHISKIFREAYLKAATPKNAISGFRKTGIAPFNSDIFDNSDFAPAETTNNIEMSLDTQTQPCCSADNNSALALYSTPQPSSSANTLNTEQPADNVQNAAVSSLLSQSLVLETPHTTFSSNEKQIFTISPEIILPIPKAQNINRSSRRRGKTAIITESPYKKELQEAKENSKPLPKKKQKKNNIKKRLFTSTDEEEIHPKKLCVSTDDDDSADEECIYCSMPYKEDSKGEKWVKCINCCRWCHELCGGVDNWKTYICDLCIKKK comes from the exons atgGTTCGTAATTATATTCGGAAATCAAACAGACAATCATGGTTGGAAGATGATATGAAAATGGCTGTATTAGCTGTGGTGGAAAGAAGTTTGACTTATGATGCTGCGTCTATTCGTTATGAAGTTCCTCGTTCAACGTTACAGGATCGAGTCAATAAAGTTAAAGAAggaaaattaaatgtacaacaGTGTGGATtaaaag ctTTGGGACATtatcaaaaagtattttcaatcgAACAAGAAAATGTtcttgtacaatatttaaaagacaTGGAAAGTCGTTTGTTTGGCTTAacacaaaatcattttagaaaAATGGCCTTTGAACTTGCCGAAAGAAACAATATtgctcataattttaataaaacaaatggtTTAGCAG gtcaAGATTGGTTAAAAGGCTTTTTATTAAGGCACCCAGAGTTGTCAGTACGGATCCCAGAACCAACTTCAGCTGTGAGAGCTATGGGCTTCAATCGACCGGTGGtgaatagtttttatgatttgttaaaaaaatgttatgagacTCATCACTTTAAGCCAgaacaaatttttaatgttgatgaAAGTGGATTGTCAAATGTAGCCAAAAGTAGAGCCAAAATAATTTCCCAAAAGGGACGAAGACAAGTTGGCAAACTGTCATCAGCTGAAAGAGGTCAAAATGTTACAGTGACAATTTGTTTTTCAGCATCGGGTTCATATATTCCCCCATTATTAATATTCCCTAGAGTCAGATTAAATCCAGATTTTGAAGAAGAAGCACCACCTGGATCATTGGTTGTTTGTCATCCATCAGGGTGGATGCAATCCGAAATATTTGTGCAGTGGCTTCATCATTTTATTAAGCATACACATCCCACAAAAGAAAACCCTATTTTATTGCTTTTAGATGGTCATGTTACTCATGTTAAAAACCTTGAAGTTATAGATGTAGCCcgcaaaaataatatagttatcattTGTTTTCCTCCCCATACAACTCACAAATTACAACCGTTAGATGTGAGCTTTATGGGTCCACTCAGTACATACTATAGCCAAGAGTTAGATTTGTGGTTACTTAACCACCCAGGCCAAGTTGTTGGTCTTCGCCACATTTCTAAAATTTTTCGTGAGGCATATCTAAAAGCAGCAACTCCTAAAAATGCAATTTCTGGTTTTAGAAAAACTGGTATAGCTCCATTTAATTCAGACATATTTGACAATTCTGACTTTGCTCCAGCTGAAACTaccaataatattgaaatgtcaTTAGATACCCAAACACAACCTTGTTGTTCAGCTGATAATAATAGTGCTCTTGCATTATATTCTACTCCCCAACCTAGTTCCTCTGCTAATACATTGAATACTGAACAACCTGCAGATAATGTTCAAAATGCAGCTGTTTCATCTTTATTGTCTCAAAGTTTGGTATTAGAAACACCACATACAACTTTTTCTTCAAATGAAAAACAGATTTTTACTATATCTCCAGAAATTATTTTGCCAATACCAAAAGCTCAAAATATTAACAGATCATCAAGAAGAAGAGGAAAGACAGCAATTATCACTGAAAGTCCATACAAAAAAGAACTCCAAGAAGCTAAAGAAAACAGCAAACCACTGCcaaagaaaaaacaaaagaaaaataatattaaaaaaagattattcaCTTCTACAGATGAAGAAGAAATTCACCCCAAAAAGCTATGTGTTTCAACTGATGATGATGACAGTGCCGACGAAGAGTGTATATATTGTAGTATGCCATACAAAGAAGACTCAAAGGGAGAGAAATgggttaaatgtataaattgctgTAGATGGTGTCATGAGCTTTGTGGAGGAGTTGATAACTGGAAGACCTACATTTGTGatctttgtataaaaaaaaaataa
- the LOC132944662 gene encoding X-box-binding protein 1, whose protein sequence is MAPNIIRPSQMLIFNSAMCYVEQRQHTAAGDVGGGSSMSPPAKRTYVKNISPEEKILRKKLRNREAAQLSRDKKKAQFNVLSGMVHGLRKENVHLREEIETLRANQEQLITENERLREQLSTESSIPKSIVTEFCTTAVNNKISINGPAVSNRHPLQKGKLNRISCLTLCYQILFLLLTIPSYMISSFQTTMTIWTGLTTMYQNVWRKLLMNYSAKVSLMNVVLMKWWGAHQKSWNPVKILIYQMQT, encoded by the exons ATGGCGCCCAACATTATCCGGCCCAGTCAAATGTTGATATTCAACTCGGCCATGTGCTACGTGGAACAGCGACAGCACACGGCCGCCGGAGACGTCGGCGGCGGATCGTCGATGTCGCCGCCGGCCAAGCGGACGTACGTGAAAAACATCTCGCCCGAGGAGAAAATTTTACGCAA aaaattaCGAAACAGAGAAGCAGCACAGTTATCTAGAGATAAAAAGAAAGCGCAATTCAATGTTTTATCAGGAATGGTTCATGGTTTAAGAAAAGAg AACGTTCATTTAAGAGAAGAAATAGAAACTTTACGAGCCAACCAAGAACAGTTGATCACCGAAAATGAAAGGTTACGAGAACAACTTTCTACCGAGTCATCCATACCAAAATCAATAGTTACAGAATTCTGTACGACAGCAGTTAATAACAAGATTTCGATTAATGGACCTGCCGTGTCCAATAGACACCCTCTGCAGAAGGGCAAACTGAATCGAATATCCTGTTTGACGCTCTGTTATCAGATTCTATTCCTATTACTGACCATTCCATCCTACATGATCTCAAGCTTCCAGACGACGATGACGATATGGACTGGCTTGACAACAATGTATCAAAACGTTTGGAGAAAATTGCTGATGAACTACTCGGCGAA AGTTTCCTTAATGAATGTTGTCTTGATGAAATGGTGGGGAGCACATCAGAAATCATGGAACCCGgtcaaaatattgatttaccAAATGCAGACATAA